Proteins from a single region of Chanodichthys erythropterus isolate Z2021 chromosome 13, ASM2448905v1, whole genome shotgun sequence:
- the scarb2a gene encoding lysosome membrane protein 2a, with product MTRRSCAIYATGIVCAHLLILGIALLVAQVFQTMIQERIKKEITLAKNSRVLEGWINPPPPVYMQYFFFNVTNPDEFLAGKEKPKVTQIGPYTYREYRPRENVTFLENGTKIFATNPKSFVFLRNMSAGDPEVDHVITVNIPLIAIMNELNSYSFFLRTGVSMLMGSMGIGVFMNRTVHEVLWGFKDPLLSKVHSMKPEVDEYFGLMYNKNGTHEGEFVFHTGEKNYMDYGKIDTWNGISQMNWWSSNQSNMINGTDGSVFHTFLSRKELLYIFAADLCRSIHLGYVSDTEVKGIPAFRFAPPSDVLAPPDENPSNAGFCVPAGDCLGKGVLKVSVCRQGAPIVVSFPHFYQADEKYIKAIEGMNPNEEEHETYLDINPTTGVPIRACKRAQLNVILKRVSGFPKTRFLNETIFPIMYVNETATIDDDSAAQMRTLLLIVTVVSNFPVIIVGLGAILLIILIFLVCRNRQRKNEVKRIDFTEAFHSFATTKDETAYTQVSNQAEDSPENRTNQPLRNGSYIAMSPVEAQKC from the exons GAGATCACACTGGCTAAGAACAGCAGAGTATTGGAGGGCTGGATAAACCCACCGCCTCCTGTTTACATGCAGTATTTCTTCTTCAATGTTACCAATCCAGATGAGTTCTTGGCTGGAAAGGAAAAGCCCAAAGTCACTCAAATAGGGCCTTATACTTACAG GGAATACCGACCAAGGGAAAATGTCACTTTCCTTGAGAATGGGACAAAAATCTTTGCCACAAATCCCAAGAGCTTTGTGTTTCTTCGCAACATGTCAGCGGGAGATCCTGAGGTTGACCATGTGATAACCGTTAACATTCCATTAATT GCCATCATGAATGAGTTGAACTCCTACTCTTTCTTTCTGAGGACTGGTGTGTCTATGTTGATGGGATCCATGGGCATCGGGGTGTTTATGAATCGTACAGTCCATGAGGTCCTGTGGGGTTTCAAAGACCCGCTGCTGTCCAAAGTCCACAGCATGAAACCAGAAGTGGATGAGTATTTCGGCCTTATGTACAAT AAAAATGGAACCCATGAGGGTGAATTTGTcttccacactggagagaagaaCTACATGGACTATGGAAAGATTGACACGTGGAACGGCATCAG TCAGATGAACTGGTGGTCATCTAACCAGAGCAACATGATCAATGGTACCGATGGCAGTGTCTTCCACACCTTCCTGTCTAGAAAAGAACTCCTCTACATCTTTGCTGCTGATCTGTGCCG ATCGATTCATTTAGGTTACGTGAGCGACACAGAGGTGAAGGGTATCCCTGCTTTCCGCTTCGCCCCTCCTTCGGATGTACTGGCTCCCCCAGATGAGAACCCCAGTAACGCTGGCTTCTGCGTGCCTGCTGGAGATTGTCTAGGAAAAGGAGTCCTCAAAGTCAGCGTCTGTCGCCAAG GTGCACCCATTGTTGTGTCCTTCCCTCATTTCTACCAAGCCGATGAGAAGTACATCAAGGCCATTGAAGGAATGAACCCAAATGAAGAGGAACACGAAACATACCTCGACATAAACCCG ACCACAGGGGTTCCCATTCGTGCCTGTAAGAGAGCTCAGCTCAACGTCATACTGAAGAGAGTCAGTGGCTTCCC CAAAACAAGATTCCTGAATGAGACAATTTTCCCCATTATGTATGTCAACGAG ACTGCAACTATTGACGATGATTCTGCAGCCCAGATGAGGACGCTTCTGTTGATTGTAACAGTGGTGTCCAACTTCCCCGTCATCATTGTGGGGCTGGGGGCCATTTTACTTATCATCCTGATCTTCCTTGTCTGCAGGAACCGCCAGAGAAAG AATGAAGTAAAACGTATTGATTTTACTGAAGCTTTTCATTCTTTTGCT ACGACGAAAGATGAAACGGCTTATACCCAAGTGAGCAACCAAGCAGAGGATTCGCCAGAAAACCGCACCAACCAGCCTTTGAGGAACGGATCTTATATTGCCATGTCACCAGTGGAGGCACAAAAGTGTTGA